A stretch of DNA from Drosophila virilis strain 15010-1051.87 chromosome 5, Dvir_AGI_RSII-ME, whole genome shotgun sequence:
CTTATTTAcaggaaaaaaagaaaagaaaacgtaAACTTTTGGATGACATGTgtatacacaatatatattcGGCCACATATACACTATTCATGGCATATCTACTTGCCAGACACATGTCCGAAATTCGGATCGCATGTGCTAAAATAAACTTATGCATGTCCATTCAATTATGACATAATGAAACACTTGGAGAAATGGAACGAATATACCCGATTGCTGCGAGTTGACGGAGTGCGCGGGCCTAATATGCGAGGCGCGAGTTATTATGCACTTCAAAACGGGACTGCTCCAGTCGGGAGTAGTCAACTGCACGATACCCTGTTTCCGTATTGAATGACTGAACTTTGCCGTGAATGTAAATATTCAAGATTGCAGTTTCTGAGATCGCATTTATATAATGTAAACAATTGCATATCTaactgttttctgtttttgcaaTCCGGCTggatatacttataaatttatCAGTTCGCTTTGCAATATAATTAGAAGCGAACTTTTACCTacgattttttatatatatattgcaatttaattgcatttggaAAATCAGTTCAGATTTTGGTGGAACCATTTTTGTAATTGGATCTTAAGCAACATTTTCTCAACTTCATTACTAGTGACAAAATCagtgaaaaacaataacaagatacatataatatatataaatatatatagatacaaaatAGAACAAACTTCCAAATCGAAGGCTTTTTCCACGCTTctgttgtattttattttgttggcaCATAAATTATTATGCGCTCgctttgaaaaaataaaagttgttgcttttgcgtttgccgttgtcgttgcttttgttgctcttggcgtcaaaaaaaatatatatttcatttccACAAAAAATTTGTCGAAACCAAAACAAGtgaaaatccaaaaacaaaaaaaaaacactgcgTTGCGCAGCCTGCAAGTAAAAATAGCGATACCCTCGTGAAGCTGATGAACTgtctgccccccccccccccccctccctgtCACCACCTGGCCATGGCTACCCCCAAGTTGAATATCGGGATAAACGGGTAAACGGGGACATAAAAAATACGCAATGAACGTGACAAGACCCAATCTCGACTATGCCATACCCTACCTATACtatttttaactttaattCCAAATCAATTAGAACTTAAAGTTGtcattgtttttcttttcataattataaaataagttATTTTTATCGTAAAACACATATAATTATTGCGATCCCTAACTTTGTTCAATGTCAGGCTCATCAGCTGAGTACCAGCCGAGCATACCCCATTCGCCGCATGGATACAGGGTATCCAAGAAATGCGACACAGTTTTTAGTATTTTGCGTCTGCCGCTAATGCGCCGTTATTTTGAAGGTCGTGCGGCCGCTGTCGAgcctattaaaaaaaaaaaggccaaaACAACGGAAACCCCTTTTTTGCCTTGCGGAATCGCATAAAAAATGGGAAAACACGTTGACAACGGCAACTAAATGGTAGGGGTAAAGGCAAGAGCAGGGCCAAGAATCGGCGATTAACTTACCACGCGCCGCGTCTCATAACGGGGCGGTGCTACGCCAGTGTGGCCGCCTCTGGAGACCGCCTCGAACAGCGTGGGTGTGGCCGTGTGCTCGACTGAAGAGACCGCCTCGTGCAACATTTCGAACGGATCTAGCTGGTGCAGTCGCGACGGACTGTTCCCGTCACTCGAAATGTCAGCCGATGGTGGGGGCGAGGGTGGCAATGGATTTTCCATAACATAAACGAGGTCCAGGTCGGCTGGTGTCgacattgttgctgttgttgttgttgttgttgggttcGTGTTGCCAAGCTGCAATAGcgtcgcattgttgttgcttgtctTTGGCAGCGACTGGGCTTGCACCATGTTAGCCAGGTCTAGGCCCAAGTCCAGGCCCATGTCTAAGAGCCCTGCGCCCTGCGCCTCATTCCAATTCGGTTTCTTTGTGCGTTTGTCTAGGCGCGTATTTGTTGTGGCCATTGCGGGTGTCAGAGCTGGAGTTGTGTCCATTTGTTCCCGATGCATGTCCCTTATCATTAGGTTGAAGTCtgtttgtgttgtttgttCGATTTTCTCCTCGGCGCCCTCGTAGCGCCGGCGCATGTCCTGCATGTGCTGGCCGCGTATGTGATCGATGAAAACCGATAGCTGCAGGCAAATCGCCGGGCAGAAAGCACAATTGAAGCCAAAGCATTGTACGTCCGGCGAGCTGGTTATCTCTCCGCACTTGTGAAAGTATGCGTAATCCTCGAGCTGCCAGTGGAATGACTGCGGCGCCAGTGTTTCAGCCTCAACTGCTGGCTGCAGCGATAATATTGAGTTTGTTATTTCGAGCGCCATCGCACATCAATTCTTGTTGAATTCTTGCTGCCCCGGAACGCACACACTCCTTAAACGGCACGCACTCTCTCCTAATCGCAATGTTcccttatttattatttaattattattggtCCGTTGCGCGCCCACGACAACATAACAATCGAACGACGAGCGCAAAGAGCAAAGCTACGCGGAGACCTCTTATTTGGAGTGCGTTGCAAACAGCCGGCAAACGAAAACTGTTGTTGTGTTCGAATGTTCTCTGCTTATAAGAATGTCGAAATCATGAACCGCTACGCACAAAAGGTTGCGCAGTGCGCAGCTCCGTTATGCGGCGCTCTCTGAGAACGTAATATATACGTGTGACGTCATTCGGTCAAAAGATTTTGAATGAAATTCTGTTAGTACTGTTAAAGAGCAGCTAAATTTATCTTATGTATTAgacttaatttttattgcgACGTCCACTCTTATTTTAAAAGTAATTTGtagttttaaattttaattattatgcaAGAGCAACTATAAGCTTATGATCGCATTTATTTGGCTTTATGCTCACAATAAAGAGAGATACACACGCAGCCTATAATGTGCTATTCTTTTAGGAAATGTATTTGATTAAAAATCTACCAAATTCATTCCTGCTTGCTTTCGGTTACTAAgtaattgttattttattattttaaaaaatattatggtAAATGGGAAAGCTGAAATTCAACAATCTTTCACGAAGCccacaaaaaatgttttacatatgctttctgtgtgtgtgtgtgtgtgtgtgtgaaatgtAGGTTTCGTGCATTTGGTAAAGTAActtaaaatacttttcataGTTTAATGTTGTGTttataattatgtatttactGAATATTTTTAGCTTAAGTTAATATTTCCGCATCCTCCACCTCGCCCTTTATCTCGGCAGCTGCATCCGTCGCCCGAATCGTATCCGGCAATATGCATTCCTCCGGCTGCGAGAGGACCTGGTTAACGATGAACAGATTACGATTAGATCCCACCTCTTTGCTCGCAATGGCGGGCGCTGCTGACGCAGGCGAAGATGCCGCTTTCGTTCCCAGTACAGGTACACCATTCACCACGCCGACGGGCGTCGCTAAGTTTCTTGACAAATTTGCTGAGCTCTTTGTGGAACGTGCATAGGTCTTCTGCGCTGGAGATGGATTAAACGGATTTATGGTGCCAGACCCCACTCTGTTCGCGACAATTTCAGCTTCCACTGGTGTTGTCGCCGAACTAGCTCCGGCAACCTgcaattaacaataataagtTAGAATAGTGAATTTTATCTTAACAAACAATAGTGCtcgctctagtcgggagtcaCCGAGATGCCCCGAATCTTGCACCCAGCCGACATTTGATATAcatagattaaaaaaaaaaacaataacattaAATCATTTCCCCATCaatcggtttttttttattcatttaaaagGTTCCCTAAATTATTAGCAAAATATGCTCCCCTTGTCTTGAGCCTCATCTGGTTTTTCTCACAACGAAAAATAAAGTAATATTATGTATTGCCTAAGCATATCAGTTTTTCATTACCCGTAAACTCGAAAAGTTCGCTGAAAGCGACATAACAGTACCGAATAATCGAGTATGTACCGATAACTGCGtgcattaacattaacagccGTTAGATAACAGCTGTTATCGGATTTGAACTCACATTTACTCACAGATAGACAGATGGGTCAGCGAAATAATAATACCCTCGGCAAGAATATAAACTGAAATAGTCGGGAAACTTACCTTGCTGTTGCCTCCAGCTGGCTTCATTTGGATCCGTGAACGCTGTTGTTGACTGACGGTTGCAACTGGTGTGCCTATTCCTGATGCCGCTGTCAGAGAGCCCTTCGCGGTTGATCCACGTGGCGTGCTGCTCGCTGCTGGAGCACGCACTGGCGTTGAGCCTAATGTTAACTTGGGCGTTTTGTACTGATAACCAATAATGTTCTTGTCCTTATCGTAAATGGGCCGACTGGTGGCGGGAGGCTTGTAACTTGGCGCTGATACCGCCTGCCGCAGACTACCGGCTGCAACTGGTGGAGTGTTTACCCCCGCCGCTGGCGAAGCATGACTTGTATTCAATGCCTTAGCCAGCACCGAGTTACTGGTGCTGGCTGGTGTGGAGCTGGGCGTTGATGCAACAGCCTTGACAACGGCACGAATTTGTGGCATGGGCGCAGAAATGGTATTGGTGACGGCATTTACATAATATACATAGTTCTCCAGAAGCTTGGTGCCCACGTCTACATCAATCGGTAGCAGTGTGCTTGTCCTAACAATCCTCTCTATGACCTGCTGCCGCTCCGACACGCTCATTGAAATAGCTCGCCTGGCCAGACTCTGCAGCACAACATCAAAGAGCTGAACGCGTGTCTGCAGCTCCACTCGCAGCTTGTCGGTGGGGCAAATGgacggcagctgcagcattccCGAAACGAGGCTGGACACAGATTGTGAGCTTGGCACTGAAGTGCCCGGtgtagctgcagcagcattagGCGGATGCACTTTTTTGGTTAAGTTCGTGTTAcgcggttgctgctgcttgggcaGCGGATCAATGTTGCTCGTACTTGGCGGAGTGGGCACTTGCGTAGCTGAGGTCGCAGTGGACGTTGCTATGGGAGCTGTCGTTGATGTCGCCGTTGTTTGGATGACACAAGGTAGCCCATCCTTGGCCGCCAGCTGCTCGAGCTTGGCGCGCACCTTTTGCGGTATATTCTTGTCCTGCTTCGAGATGATCTTTGTCGAGATGACCATGTACTGCGGCAGCTCCAGCACCGGCACCTCCACTTTCGAGTGCAGCCGTGTCGGATCAATGGCCTGCATCGGCCCGTCCAGGTTTGGACAGCAAAAGTCAAGACCCACATGGCCGTAAGAGCGCTGATAGCGTGATGGatacaaaaacgaaaacattTTCGTTGTACCAAACGTGTGCTGATCATTTAAGCTGTTCGCTGAAGGAATTGTGCTGCTGGTGGCGTTGCTACTGATGGTCGTGCTGCTAGCGGTTGTGCTGCTGATGGCGGTGCTCCTGCTGCAGTTAATATCCGCATGCGTTGTCGGCGCCGTCGAAATAAGCGTTGGAGCCGCCGCACAGGTGTTCACGGAGCAGGAAATATTGGCTGCAACTTGTGAGAGAGTTGGAACGGGCACATCAACCTCCATTTGCACCGTTTGCTCTGGGGGCAAGATCTGTTGCTGTTCTTCCACTTCTACCTGTTCCGCTTTTACTTCCAGAACTGGCAGCGGCACTGGCAAGGGCATGGACCTTACCACCGGCGCCTTGAGCAGTTGCGTTTGTGCAACCGGCTGAGCTCTTGTTATGGCTGGCTCTGCTTCCTTCGTCGGTGGAATTGCAGCTGTTCCGGGAATAGGAGCTATAGCTGTTGGCGGCTCTATTGGCTGTGCTTGATCTGGTTCTGGAGGTGGCTCTATTTCTTGCAAGCCCAAAACCCAGTTTTTAATCATGTTCCGATTCAGACGCACGCGCAACTTTCGCGTTTTCTGTGGTAATGGCTGTGAGGGCAGTTGCAGCTCCTTGGGTTTCTGCATTGGCTTTTCCGATGGTATTGAAGGCGCTGGTGCTTTGGTAATCGTTTCTGGTACAGGCACCGCTTTTTCACTGCCCTTGTCAGTGACAGTGGAAGCAGCTGTAATCCGCACTGGGAACGCAATTGATGTGTCCGGTATGACTGGCAGCTCCTTTTGACGCTTAACACTCGCTACGTCCGTAACGGGCTTAGCTGGGAGCTTGCGTTTTCGCGATGGCGGAACTGGCGCCAGATCAGGGATCtcaggctgaggctgaggctgaggctgcgGCGGCTGAGGCTCAGCAGCGG
This window harbors:
- the Su(var)2-HP2 gene encoding mucin-2 isoform X4, whose translation is MEDIEIEYLDEYKDLVLPGIKTSSEGRASNQALMRLPQRRRISSDSSGSSSIDPDIFQKLFDGKFLDDELLTESGTNEKGRFRRRLSSSSSDSNDALDALYNRQSSQFRNNRRDRLESYDSIDDLGDALMGQTHKSPSKAVDFAASKKSLSDGLHRSTGNAIGKSKSADYKLQANKYNLSDQLKPRSKADFFKPGNRPNGSSSSSTSSNTHLLPNKKKAITIIKAKKPTLKPPKHEPKEDPLHLQDFSDDSDSDSSYEYESDFYGYGDSDDDGEGSKQVIDISTDSSTATSLAAAKRKKTLQAKESHASKGASNITAMAPPAPPKRELSTGKAVLRRLGKPLQTDVQPTQKRRKLASSTVEHQAKASDKEPTSLHKAIEELRDEARKHMLDAKKLLAQEAMQGVVSGQTATKLSKKKEVNKTPPVKSSLSTLLSGDDSMSIDNSVIITKTAITSTTEPFKKVETPSTPVSGINISVSLVPDGNKLASSPPKKTLTQAETVRKMMLMNTPSKTVDATKEPASVSEKTLAPLDSGKKSKTRKADAGVSTTDKRASLPAKLSLPRKTGKTTAPIEAIKKPISKVETSEKLETEQATQPAEAVINTITPRKSFPQAKKLEAVLAAPAASPSVEDKDIGVSAATEKLSEAKPANKMELRKVANKSFGKSKSKESVTAVEQPPIPLATNPTSDSRDSSNERTKRSSRMTKLSLTNSKTSTPVTRACSQIRSTTATPTITPTQQRNASNERQQLTLPQLVGQLPPKPQRQSRKSLKLAAAEPQPPQPQPQPQPEIPDLAPVPPSRKRKLPAKPVTDVASVKRQKELPVIPDTSIAFPVRITAASTVTDKGSEKAVPVPETITKAPAPSIPSEKPMQKPKELQLPSQPLPQKTRKLRVRLNRNMIKNWVLGLQEIEPPPEPDQAQPIEPPTAIAPIPGTAAIPPTKEAEPAITRAQPVAQTQLLKAPVVRSMPLPVPLPVLEVKAEQVEVEEQQQILPPEQTVQMEVDVPVPTLSQVAANISCSVNTCAAAPTLISTAPTTHADINCSRSTAISSTTASSTTISSNATSSTIPSANSLNDQHTFGTTKMFSFLYPSRYQRSYGHVGLDFCCPNLDGPMQAIDPTRLHSKVEVPVLELPQYMVISTKIISKQDKNIPQKVRAKLEQLAAKDGLPCVIQTTATSTTAPIATSTATSATQVPTPPSTSNIDPLPKQQQPRNTNLTKKVHPPNAAAATPGTSVPSSQSVSSLVSGMLQLPSICPTDKLRVELQTRVQLFDVVLQSLARRAISMSVSERQQVIERIVRTSTLLPIDVDVGTKLLENYVYYVNAVTNTISAPMPQIRAVVKAVASTPSSTPASTSNSVLAKALNTSHASPAAGVNTPPVAAGSLRQAVSAPSYKPPATSRPIYDKDKNIIGYQYKTPKLTLGSTPVRAPAASSTPRGSTAKGSLTAASGIGTPVATVSQQQRSRIQMKPAGGNSKVAGASSATTPVEAEIVANRVGSGTINPFNPSPAQKTYARSTKSSANLSRNLATPVGVVNGVPVLGTKAASSPASAAPAIASKEVGSNRNLFIVNQVLSQPEECILPDTIRATDAAAEIKGEVEDAEILT
- the Su(var)2-HP2 gene encoding mucin-2 isoform X3; its protein translation is MEDIEIEYLDEYKDLVLPGIKTSSEGRASNQALMRLPQRRRISSDSSGSSSIDPDIFQKLFDGKFLDDELLTESGTNEKGRFRRRLSSSSSDSNDALDALYNRQSSQFRNNRRDRLESYDSIDDLGDALMGQTHKSPSKAVDFAASKKSLSDGLHRSTGNAIGKSKSADYKLQANKYNLSDQLKPRSKADFFKPGNRPNGSSSSSTSSNTHLLPNKKKAITIIKAKKPTLKPPKHEPKEDPLHLQDFSDDSDSDSSYEYESDFYGYGDSDDDGEGSKQVIDISTDSSTATSLAAAAKRKKTLQAKESHASKGASNITAMAPPAPPKRELSTGKAVLRRLGKPLQTDVQPTQKRRKLASSTVEHQAKASDKEPTSLHKAIEELRDEARKHMLDAKKLLAQEAMQGVVSGQTATKLSKKKEVNKTPPVKSSLSTLLSGDDSMSIDNSVIITKTAITSTTEPFKKVETPSTPVSGINISVSLVPDGNKLASSPPKKTLTQAETVRKMMLMNTPSKTVDATKEPASVSEKTLAPLDSGKKSKTRKADAGVSTTDKRASLPAKLSLPRKTGKTTAPIEAIKKPISKVETSEKLETEQATQPAEAVINTITPRKSFPQAKKLEAVLAAPAASPSVEDKDIGVSAATEKLSEAKPANKMELRKVANKSFGKSKSKESVTAVEQPPIPLATNPTSDSRDSSNERTKRSSRMTKLSLTNSKTSTPVTRACSQIRSTTATPTITPTQQRNASNERQQLTLPQLVGQLPPKPQRQSRKSLKLAAAEPQPPQPQPQPQPEIPDLAPVPPSRKRKLPAKPVTDVASVKRQKELPVIPDTSIAFPVRITAASTVTDKGSEKAVPVPETITKAPAPSIPSEKPMQKPKELQLPSQPLPQKTRKLRVRLNRNMIKNWVLGLQEIEPPPEPDQAQPIEPPTAIAPIPGTAAIPPTKEAEPAITRAQPVAQTQLLKAPVVRSMPLPVPLPVLEVKAEQVEVEEQQQILPPEQTVQMEVDVPVPTLSQVAANISCSVNTCAAAPTLISTAPTTHADINCSRSTAISSTTASSTTISSNATSSTIPSANSLNDQHTFGTTKMFSFLYPSRYQRSYGHVGLDFCCPNLDGPMQAIDPTRLHSKVEVPVLELPQYMVISTKIISKQDKNIPQKVRAKLEQLAAKDGLPCVIQTTATSTTAPIATSTATSATQVPTPPSTSNIDPLPKQQQPRNTNLTKKVHPPNAAAATPGTSVPSSQSVSSLVSGMLQLPSICPTDKLRVELQTRVQLFDVVLQSLARRAISMSVSERQQVIERIVRTSTLLPIDVDVGTKLLENYVYYVNAVTNTISAPMPQIRAVVKAVASTPSSTPASTSNSVLAKALNTSHASPAAGVNTPPVAAGSLRQAVSAPSYKPPATSRPIYDKDKNIIGYQYKTPKLTLGSTPVRAPAASSTPRGSTAKGSLTAASGIGTPVATVSQQQRSRIQMKPAGGNSKVAGASSATTPVEAEIVANRVGSGTINPFNPSPAQKTYARSTKSSANLSRNLATPVGVVNGVPVLGTKAASSPASAAPAIASKEVGSNRNLFIVNQVLSQPEECILPDTIRATDAAAEIKGEVEDAEILT